The sequence gacagcatggtactggcacaaaaacagacacatagatcaatggaacagaatagagagcccagaaatagaccctcaactctatggtcaactaatctccaacaaagcaggaaagaatgtccaatggaaaaaagacagcctcttcaataaatggtgttgggaaaattggacagccaaatgcagaaaaatgaaattggaccatttccttataccacacatgaaaatagactcaaaatggatgaaggacctcaatgtgagaaaggaatccatcaaaatccttgaggagaacacaggcagcaacctctttgaccacagccgcagcaacatcttcctaggaacatcgccaaaggcaaggaagtcaagggcaaaaatgaactattgggattttatcaagatcaaaagcttttgcacagcaaaggaaacagttaacaagaccaaaagacaactgacagaatgggagaagatatttgcaaacgacatatcagataaagggctagtgtccaaaatctataaagaacttagcaaactcaacacccaaagaacaaataatccaatcaagaagacatgaacagacatttctgcaaagaagacatccagatggccaacagacacatgaaaaagtgctccatatcactcggcatcagggaaatacaaatcaaaaccataatgagatatcacctcacaccagtcagaatggctaaaattaacaagtcaggaaatgacagatgctggcgaggatgtggagaaagggaaaccctcctacactgttggtgggaatgcaagctgatgcgaCCACTCTGGacaacaacatggaggttcctcaaaatgttgaaaatacaactaccctatgacccagcaattgcacttctgggtatttaccctaaagatacaaacgtagtgatccaaaggggcacgtgcacccaaatgtttattgcagcaatgtctacaatagccaaactatggaaagaacctagatgtccatcaacagacgaatggataaagaagatgtggcatatatacacaatagaatactatgcagccatcaaaagaaataaaatcttgccatttgcgacaacgtggatggaactagagggtatcctgcttagcaaaataagtcaagcggagaaagacaactatcatatgatctccctgatttgaggaactggagatgcaacatggggggttaagggggtaggagaagaataaatgaaacaagatgggattgggagggagacaaaccataagtgacttttaatctcagaaaacaaactgacgggacgcctgggtggctcagttggttaagcagctgccttcggNNNNNNNNNNNNNNNNNNNNNNNNNNNNNNNNNNNNNNNNNNNNNNNNNNNNNNNNNNNNNNNNNNNNNNNNNNNNNNNNNNNNNNNNNNNNNNNNNNNNTtatgggggtaggagaagaataaatgaaacaagatgggattgggagggagacaaaccataagtgacttttaatctcagaaaacaaactgacgggacgcctgggtggctcagttggttaagcagctgccttcggctcaggtcatgatcccagggtcctgggatcgagtcccacatcaggctccttgcttggcagagagcctgcttctccctctgcctctgcctgcctctctgactgcctgtgctcgctcgctctctctccctctgtctctgacaaataaataaaatctttaaaaaaaaaaaaaaaaaaaaagaaaacaaactgacggttgctgggaggagggtggttgggagaataggtttggggttatggacactggggagggtatgtgctatggtgagtgctgtgaagtgtgtaaacctgcacccctggggataaaaatatattatatgtttataaaaaattaaaaatttaaaaaatttctattaagcaaattgataaaatgaaaaataattttatgtttattgcaacatatTGAGAATATTTCAATGTGAGGCAATATAAAACATTACTGAAGTAATTTATACTTTTCATATAAggttttcaaataatatatgtGTTATGGAGTTAAGagtgtattttacacttacataTCTCAATTCACACTTCAACTGGatccacatttcaagtgcttttaCATGGCACAATTCTATTATCCCTCAGCCTTCAGTCATTTTCTGAACCATTTGGAGGTAAGAAAACCAGTGTACTGTTGAAATAATGAATGCCCTGAGTAGTGCACACCATGCATCATTACTACCATCTTTCTGGGAGCTGGTCCATTAAGAGTAATAGCCATACCCGAAGAGCAGCCTTCTACTACTTGCTGAGGATTATTACACATTGTCCCTTGAATAAGATGTGCAAATGGTTTTGTATTAAATACAACTCTTCCTTCAGAATCCTCTGCATTTTCTGCAAGAACTCCAGCTTATTTGAGGCTGAGTGCCAGCTGAATGTCTTCAGATAACTTCAAATCACACTTCGATCTGCACACTTCTCAGACTTGCCGAGAAGGCTGTCTTTTAAACTCTGTACTTGACAATTTTTCCTTCCACAATCAGGTATGGAAGGTCGCCATTTATAGTGAGGCCCAGATGGAAAAGTTGTGATAAAGCCCTAGCAGGCAACAGGTACTTTTTTGTTAATGACAGCAAATGTAGTGGGACATGCAAGAACCAGTTGTAGTTGTCGCCCTGCTTTTCACAGACAGAATTGTAAGTTGTCCTCATCTGTAACcacatgtcatttttaaaaattattaaacaatCATTTTTAGTACTGTAGGGCTCTTTGTCACAGTGTTTGGTCCGAGTCTCTTTTAGCACAACCCAGTAATGCTCATTTGGATTCTCCAAGGCTGATACAGTCAACATGGCTACTGTTATTAATATCCATGCACTGCACTCCTGAAATGTTTAATAAATCTTTTCTGTTTGGTGGACGAAGGTGATGGTGATCATGATCGTTACCTCTGTTGAATGGTAATTGGCTACATAGTTATTAAAACAGAGTAAATGCTCCCAAGCACcatactggtaaaaaaaaaacaacaacatgcgcacgcacgcacacacacacacacacacacactcacacaggtaaaacaaaacaaaaaaaaccaaaaaccccacagacacacacacacactggtaaaaaaaaaaaaaaaaaaccacacacgcatgcacacatttCAACACtcagaaaaaggaatttaaaattggGGTTTACATCACAATTGTGTATTCAGTACCTGGTACACATCTCTTTTGTTAATTTACATCGGGtcctttttaagcttttctttattttacttataatcgtcattttagtattttactttagATCTCCAAACTTTTTATTCTctacagaactttaaaaaaaatttagcgaGATATTTTTTGATTCTTTGAGCCCAACGTGTTTGTGGACGTGCACATATGTGTTAAGAATCTCTTCTGTACTCTACTACAATGTATAACAAGAATTAAAACTACCCAGAGTTTTGATTTAAATATACCAACTATGGAGCTTATGAGAATACACCACTTTGTGATATCATTGTGACTTTCTGATCAATTAATCAAATATTACATTTGAGGTCTTACTCTTTTCTTAGATTTAAATTATggttcttggggcccctgggtggctcagagggttaaagccgctgccttcggctcaggtcctgatctcagggtcctgggatcgagtcccgcatcgggctttctccttggcggggagcctgcttcctcctctctttgtctgtctgcctctctgcctacttgtgaactcttgtcgaagaaataaataaaatattttttaaaaaattatggttcTTAATATGTGTTGGCCAGTAGTTTATAGTTCAATGAAGAAAATTCTATGGATGTGTACTCATGTAGTATGTATTATATTGTACTAAAAGTATGAAACCTTTGGTATGTTATttgatcaatttttaaatatgcactGAAAGAGCCCTTAATGTAACAGATTGTATGTAATTCATATTCTTTAAACTACTTTAAATATCCTTAAAGAATTTGATGGCATTGCaagatttttaagtcattttcctAAGTGAAATATgaacttttatattttctctgtttttcctcactttacagatgcaGCAGCTTGAGAGACAGGTTATTGATGCTGAACGTCAAGCAGAAAAAGCTTTTCAACAGGTAGAGTATAATTctagttaaattttcttttcttagctgcctgggtggctcagtcgattaagggtctgacttcggctcaggtcatgatctcggggtcctgggattgagcctcaggAGGGGCTCCACACttggccaggagtctgcttctccctctccctctacccatcaCCCCACTtatgtgtgctttctctcaaataaataaataaataaaatctttaaaaaatttttttctctccctaccaATATAAGCCTTGTTTTGCCCCAAACAATCCTCAAAATAGTCTTCAACCCTTCTCTACATCCTATCACTCTGACTGCTCTCTGACCTGGATCCATAGGGACAGTGgagaatctaattttattttgctccttAACAGATTTCCATAATATGAAAATGCTTCCATTAGAAGGTTTATCTTCTGAAAAAATCAGATATGATTTTTATGGAAATCCTAACCATAATGATGTTGTAAATACAAATATGTTCATaacattgtctttttaaaattattgttatgttagtcaccatacagtacatcattagtttttgatgtagtgttccatgattcattgtttgcatgtaacactgagtgctccatacaatacatgccctccttaatacccatcaccaggttaacccattcccccaccctccctgccctctaaaaccctcagtttgtttctcagagtccatagtctctcatgattcgtctCCCCCTTGGGATTCCCccgcttcatttttcccttccttctcctaatgtcctccatgctattccttatgttccaacAATaagggaagccatatgataattgactttctctgtttgacttatttcactcagcataatctcctccagtcccatccatgctgatgcaaaagttgggtattcatcctttctgatggctgagtaatattccattatatatatggaccatatcttctttatctattcttctgttgaagagcatctctttctacattttagctattggggacattgctgctaggaacattggggtgcatatgcccttcttttcactacatctgtatctctggggtaaatacccagtactgcagttgctgggtcatagggtagctctatttctaattttttgaggaagttccccatcgttttccaaagtggctgtaccaacttgcatttccaccaacagtgtaagagggttcccctttcttcacaatctctccaacacttgttgtttcttgccttgtcaatttttgccattctaactgatgtgagattgtatctcattgtgggtttgatttaaATTTTCCTAGTAGCTaatgatgattaacatttttttcatgactgTTAGccaattgtatgtcttcttttgaagtgtctgttcatgtcttctgcccattttctgacttgattatttgttttttggaagttgagtttgagaagttctttatagttcttggatatcaaccctttgtagagtcatttgcaaatatcttctcccattccgtgggttgcctgttttgttggctgtttcctttgctgtgcagaagtttttttatcttgatgaagtcccaaaattcatttttgcttttgtttctcttgactttggagacattttttgaaaaaagttgctgtggctgatgtcgaagaagttactgcctatgttctactctaggattttggtggattcctatctcacactgaggtctttcttccattttgagtttatctttgtgtatagtgtaagagaatggtcgggtttcattcttctgtatatacctgtccaatttccccagcaccctttattgaagagactgtcttttttccattggatacttttttctgctttcttgaagattgtTTGACTGTAGAGtcgagggtccatatctgggctctctcttctgttccattggtctatgtgtctgtttttgtgccagtaccatgctgtcttggtgatcacagccttGTAATAATAtaccttgaaatcaggcaacatgatgcccccagctttgggttttgtctttttgtgtattgttttttccccccaacatttCCTCGGTGATTTGAGGTATTTTCTAGTCCATACACATTtatgattgtttgttccagcactttgaaaaatgctgttggtattttgacccGGATGGTGTTGGAAGTATAGATTGCCCTGGGAAGCAtcgacattttaacagtgtttattcatccgatccatgagcatggaatgttttcccatctttttgtgtcttcttcaatttctttcatgagtgttttgtagtttttagagtacagatcttttacctctttgtttaggtttatttcaaggtaccgatgctattgtaaatggaatcaattctctaatttctctttctacagttacattgttagtgtataagaaagcaacagatttctgtgcattgattttgtatcctgacacattactgaattgctgtatgagttctggtaatTTGGAggttgagtcttttgggttttccacataaagtattgtgtcatctgcgaagagtagCAGTGTCTTTCATAGAAATAAAGATTTGGAAATAATATGAATGCCATATTATAAGAGAATGAATAAGTGTACTATATTTATTCCATGAAATATTaaacaaccattaaaaataattattacaaaaGGCatactaaaacagaaaaatgcttAGAGTTATATCGGGAAAACTACGTACAAAAACGTATACTTAGTATTAATAGGCATGTGGGGGAAGAGTCAAAGCTTTGATATGTCACTTAACTCAATCTGGGCCTTGTCAACTTTAAAATGAGTGTTTTGGATGAGCCCACGAGCCTTAAAGTTTGTCTAATGATCCTCATTCCATAGCTTCACATTTTATGAAAAGATCTTTGTCAGATTCAGGCAAGTCaggattttcaaaattataattttttctaagaaatgtataaatatttcttattcttgctCTAGATTTGTAGtgtttcttctcttcaatttGAGTACTACTAAATCTTGTTTTCACCtaaaagatttgattttataCAGCAGATTCAGTAGATTGATTTAGTGGATTGATAAATTTCCAAACAAACCCAATCTAAGGTAATCTCTGAATTTCTTAATTATACTTAAAAgaaattcctaaaattttattatgcCAAATTTCAACCAGTGCAAGAGTAGAGAAAATAACATCATGAACCCTCATCACTAGCTTTAACAATTGTCTACTCAAGGCTAATCAATACCTTCATTCACTTTATTCTCCACCCCCACACCAGGTTATTTTGAAA comes from Mustela nigripes isolate SB6536 chromosome 7, MUSNIG.SB6536, whole genome shotgun sequence and encodes:
- the C1GALT1C1L gene encoding LOW QUALITY PROTEIN: C1GALT1-specific chaperone 1-like protein (The sequence of the model RefSeq protein was modified relative to this genomic sequence to represent the inferred CDS: inserted 8 bases in 5 codons; substituted 1 base at 1 genomic stop codon); translation: MRVWFFFFFFTSVCVCLWGFWFFLFCFTCVSVCVCVCVRACACCCFFFTSMVLGSIYSVLITMXSQLPFNRGNDHDHHHLRPPNRKDLLNISGVQCMDINNSSHVDCISLGESXNEHYWVVLKETRTKHCDKEPYSTKNDCLIIFKNDMWLQMRTTYNSVCEKQGDNYNWFLHVPLHLLSLTKKYLLPARALSQLFHLGLTINGDLPYLIVEGKIVKYRXLKDSLLGKSEKCADRSVIXKLSEDIQLALSLKXAGVLAENAEDSEGRVVFNTKPFAHLIQGTMCNNPQQVVEGCSSGMAITLNGPAPRKMVVMMHGVHYSGHXHYFNSTLVFLPPNGSEND